Below is a window of Humulus lupulus chromosome 2, drHumLupu1.1, whole genome shotgun sequence DNA.
GATAGGTCATCCAAAGTTAGAGAGTGCGATGGCAGAGTATGTGCGTCACATTGAGTAGGATTAGTCATTAGCAGAAGGTGTATGGAACTAGTAATGTTATGTTTGTCTTGGAAAAAAAACGGCAACGAATTATGTAAATAATTGTAAAGTGATATTTAACAGAATGCGTTTTATAAATGAAACTAATCTTTCGATAAGTTGTTGATTTACAAAACACGTTTTCATTATCCTTGAGATTGTTGAGAGAGTTGAGTGTGTTATTCTTGTGTTCATTGACAAAGTTGAGTGCATTGTTCTCTCCTTAGAACTAAGTCGTCCCCTTGGGTGTGTGAAAGAGCAAGTTAGATGCTCTACCATTTGTGAGAGGAGGCAACGTGGCTGAGCTCAGACGCAAAACACATCATGCAAGGTTGGGCGTCGAGGTAGAGCCAAGAATGGCAGAGCCTAAGATTGTTCATCTTTCCATTACACTCATACCTTGGTTTATTGGGTGCCTTTTGCTGAGATAGGCTCCCCGAAGAAGGGGGTGGGCCATTAAACTCAACAGAGGCAGCCAATGGGTAAGACGTGGGTATGAGTGCTGGGAAAGTTCCACCCATTCTTGGATTGCCAAACCAATTAATTTGGAACTGAGGCAGAGCCAAAGTGGGGTGTCCAATGGTTTTGCTATAGTATTCAAGGTGGATTAGACCACATAGGCGGGGCTCCTCTGTTTGCTTGACCCGATGGGCAGATTGTAGTGTAAGTTGTATACACATAATCTTCCAGCAAAGTAAGAGGACAGGGTAGATGGTGAATATTACCCTGACTGGACAGCCAAACTCGTGTAGTCAAGTTATATTAGATTGTGAAATGGCTGGCCCTAGCTCCCCGTTATTTTAGTCAGGTCATATTAGAACACATTTGGTTGTGTAATGTGATTCTTGATGTGGAACGCATTGTGTAGATGCCACGAGTGAAGTAGAATGTCTCATTGTTAAAGGGTTGTCTAGGCGACATCGTATGCCTTTGCTCGTAAGAGAACTAGTAGAGTGGGGGAGACATCATGCCTCTGTGTGTTTAATTGATCACCACAGGGCCATATTTATATTGGACGTGGTAGGTGGGGTGTAATGCACGTGAATAATGTTGTAACCCATACAGGTAGGTAAGGATATATTAAAGTATGCATGTTAATAGTAGCTCCTAGTACAGAGCAAGTAGGGTTCACATGTGTGCACTGCTTATGGTGCATCAAGAGAGATTCCTTATGCAGATATACGTCAGCAGATGTTGACTAAGTAAAGTATTATAGAGTGATGCGAAAAAGGAAAGTTGTTCTATTACTTTTGAACTTTGGAGTACATACAATATTTAATAGTAGTAATGTTTCAAAGACATAGAGTTACAAGTATGTGGTACATTTTTTCCAATATGTATGTTTTTCAGAGTGTAAGACCCTCTTCCCAACGATTCTGTGACTTCAAAAGGACCCTCCCAGTTAGGCTCTAGCTTCTTCTGATTGACAGTAACTTTACGCAGAACCCAATCTCCCTTCTTAAATGAATTGGAGTGTTCCCTCTTGTTGTAATAGCGTTTTGCTGCCTTCTGGTATTTTTCATGTCTAATCTGTGCTATCATATGTAATTCGTCCAAGAGGTTGAGGTTGTGGGTCAGTTGCTCATTGTTCGTGTTCAAATCAGAAGCAATTTCTGTACGAAGTGTTGGCAGGCCCACCTCTATGGGGATAATGGCTTCTGTTCCATATACCATAGCGTAGGGCGACTCGCCCGTGGAGGTCCTTTTTGATGTTCTGTATGCCTATAGCACCTTTGGTAACTCTTCTACCCACGCGCCTTTTTTATCTTCCAGGTTCTTTTTTATGTTGGCGAAAATGACCTTGTTAGAAGCTTCTGCTTGGCCATTGCCTTGGGGATAGGTGACAGAAGCAATGCTTAACTTTATTTTGTATGTATCACACAATTCTTGTACTTTGGCATTTTGGAATGGAGTCCCGTTATCAACGACtatttcttatgggatcccaaaCTGGCAGATGATATGCTTCCATATGAAACTCATGGTGCCTGTTTTACTTACTGTAATGTAAGCCTCTGCCatgacccacttggtgaagtaatcggtGGCTAATAAGGTGTACCACTTTCCACCAGCAACCCTGGGTAGTTCTCTGACTACTTCCATCCCCCActtcgcgaatggccatggggcgACAATAGAATGTAGAATTTGCGCCGGTTGGTGTATGGTAGGTGCAAATCGCTGGCATCTGTCGCATTTTTTCGCATAGTCACGTGCCTctgtcatcatgtatggccaGTAGTACCCCGCGTTAGTGCTTTGTGTGCTAAGCTACGCCCCCCGTGTGGTTCCCACAGGCTCCTTCGTGGATTTCTTCTAATAATTTTTTCGCTTCTGTGGGGCACAAGCACCGTAAGTAAGGGCCATTAAAGGATTTGCGATACAACGTCCCATTGATAATGGAGTAGCGTTAAGCTTTAAGGCGCATAAGCTTGGCATCTTTCATATTGGCAGACAGTTCGGATTTGGTCAGATACCTGGTAATTGGGTCCATCCAACATTTGGGCTCTGTCGAGATGGAACAAACTCTCATAGCTTCTCATGTATGGGTTGTGGAAATTGATGAGTGTGACGAGTATTCCCCCACAGAGGCTTTCTTTGCAAGGGCATCTGCCTTCTGATTCAGCTCCCTGGGTATTTGTATGAGCTCGAACGGTTGGAATTGTGACTTTAATGTGGATACATTTTCCAATAGGTTGGCCAAATGGGGTGCCTTAGTGTCGAAATTACCGGCCACTTGTTCTATCATCAGCTTCGAATCTCCTCTGACTCGTAGTCGCTTGACACCCATGCTTCGTGCCAATTTGAGTCCATAGATCAGGGCTTCATATTTAGCTTTGTTATTTGTGGCATGCTGTTCCAACCTTATGGCTTCCTTAATTTGTAATCCAGAGGGTGCCTCCAATACGATGCCAATCCCAGCCCTTTGCGAATTGGAGGCCCCATCTGTATGCATCGTCCACATCCATTCCTTTTCAGAATTTAGCAGTTCAGGAGCGGTCTCTGGTGTAAATGATTGTATTTCGACTAAGAAATCAACCAGTACTTGCCCCTTCTTCACTTTTTGTGGTGAGAAGCGTATGTCATATGTATCGAGGTCAATTGCCCACTTGGACATTCTTCCAAAGAGGTCAGACTTACTTAAGATTTGCTTCAATGGATAGTCTGTGTATACTACAATTGTATGTCCTTCAAAATACTGTCTGAGTTTTTTCTTTGTTGTAATTAATGCGAAGACCAATTTCTCCATCATGTTGTAGCGTGTCTTAGTGTCTAACAACATCTTACTATAGTAAAATACTAGCTTCTGCTGGCCTTCATCTTCTCTGAAGAGTACAGAGCTCACAGCAAAGTAGGAAATAGATAGGTATAAGAAGAGATCTTCAATGGGGACGGGAGAGCTTAATATGGGCGATGTACTTAGGTAGGCTTTTCATTCCTTGAAAGCTTTATTTTGATCTGCCCCCCATGCGGTGTTGGTGGATTTCTTGATGCACTGAAAGAAGGGTTGACAACGATCTGACATGCAGGATATAAATTTGCTCAGGGCTACTACTTTGCCTGTTAGAGTTTGAATATCTCAGATGGTTCTAGGCTCCTTGACCTCTGATAGTGAGGAAATTTGGgttggattggcctcgatgcccttctggcgacTACATACCCTAAGAACTGTCCAGAGGATACCCCAAAAACACATTtggctgggttcaacttcatttgATAGGTATCGAGTATGTTGAAGCACTCAGTTAGGTCTTCCACATGTGTGACACCCTGTCGAGATTTGACCACCATGTCatcgatgtatacttccatgtttttaACGAGCAATGAGGAAAAAATTTTGTGCATCAGCCTCTGATATGTTGCCTTTGCATTTTTCAGAccaaagggcatgactttgtagcagtataaacCGCGCTCTGTGGTGAAAGCTGTGTGAATTCGATCCTCTATTTTCATTaggatctgattgtaccctgaaTAAGCATCAAGGAAGCTCATCCTTTTGTAACCCAGCATGGCATCTATCATTTGATCAATTTTTGGAAGAGGGTAGCTatctttggggcatgccttgttcaaCTTTGTATAGTCTATGCACACGCGATTTTTCCCGTTTTTCT
It encodes the following:
- the LOC133814858 gene encoding uncharacterized protein LOC133814858; the encoded protein is MCHSLNISNNFPAINQRERRFTPKVNQAIQEEVQLLLSIGAIEECLYPSWLANPVVVPKKNGKNRVCIDYTKLNKACPKDSYPLPKIDQMIDAMLGYKRMSFLDAYSGYNQILMKIEDRIHTAFTTERGLYCYKVMPFGLKNAKATYQRLMHKIFSSLLVKNMEVYIDDMVVKSRQGVTHVEDLTECFNILDTYQMKLNPAKCVFGVSSGQFLGEDEGQQKLVFYYSKMLLDTKTRYNMMEKLVFALITTKKKLRQYFEGHTIVVYTDYPLKQILSKSDLFGRMSKWAIDLDTYDIRFSPQKVKKGQVLVDFLVEIQSFTPETAPELLNSEKEWMWTMHTDGASNSQRAGIGIVLEAPSGLQIKEAIRLEQHATNNKAKYEALIYGLKLARSMGVKRLRVRGDSKLMIEQVAGNFDTKAPHLANLLENVSTLKSQFQPFELIQIPRELNQKADALAKKASVGEYSSHSSISTTHT